In Monodelphis domestica isolate mMonDom1 chromosome 3, mMonDom1.pri, whole genome shotgun sequence, the following proteins share a genomic window:
- the LOC100618906 gene encoding olfactory receptor 10H1-like, which produces MLGPNHTSVSEFILIGFSTFPHLQLMFFVLFLLMYLFTLLGNLLIMMTIRNERSLHTPMYFFLCALSISEIFYTFAIIPRLLTDLLSTHHAISFLGCANQMFFSFTFGFTHSFLLTVMGYDRYVAICHPLRYNVLMSSRGCTWLVASSWLGGMVMGLVVTLAIFHLYFCGPNEIHHFACHVPPLVKLACGDIWAVAMGVGMVCITALLGCFLLILISYAFIVATILRIPSAEGRHKAFSTCASHLTVVVVHYGFASVIYLKPKTPESLEGDTLMGITYTILTPFLSPIIFSLRNKELKNAINKVFFSNFCPQKL; this is translated from the coding sequence ATGTTGGGACCAAACCACACCTCAGTGTCTGAGTTCATCCTCATTGGCTTCTCCACATTCCCCCACCTTCAGCTAATGTTCTTTGTGCTCTTTCTGCTGATGTATTTATTCACATTACTGGGTAACCTTCTCATCATGATGACCATCCGGAATGAACGAAGCCTTCACACACCCATGTATTTCTTCCTATGTGCACTCTCTATCTCTGAAATCTTCTACACCTTTGCCATCATCCCCCGACTACTCACTGATTTGCTCTCTACTCATCATGCTATCTCCTTCTTGGGCTGTGCAAACCAGATGTTCTTCTCCTTCACATTTGGCTTCACCCATTCCTTCTTGCTCACTGTTATGGGCTATGATCGCTATGTGGCCATCTGCCATCCTCTACGCTACAATGTACTAATGAGCTCACGGGGCTGTACCTGGCTGGTGGCCTCTTCATGGCTTGGTGGCATGGTAATGGGGCTGGTGGTTACACTTGCAATTTTCCACTTGTATTTTTGTGGTCCCAATGAGATACATCATTTTGCCTGCCATGTACCTCCCTTGGTGAAGCTAGCCTGTGGAGACATTTGGGCTGTGGCCATGGGAGTAGGGATGGTCTGTATAACAGCCCTCTTGGGTTGCTTTCTCCTTATCCTCATCTCCTATGCCTTCATTGTGGCCACCATCTTGAGGATCCCTTCAGCTGAGGGACGACACAAAGCATTTTCTACCTGTGCCTCCCACCTCACTGTGGTTGTGGTGCACTATGGATTTGCTTCTGTTATTTACCTTAAGCCCAAGACTCCAGAATCCCTGGAAGGAGACACCCTGATGGGCATCACCTACACTATCCTTACTCCCTTCTTGAGCCCTATCATCTTTAGTCTGAGGAACAAGGAGTTGAAGAATGCCATTAATAAAGTCTTCTTCAGcaatttctgccctcaaaaaCTGTAG